The proteins below come from a single Faecalibaculum rodentium genomic window:
- the parE gene encoding DNA topoisomerase IV subunit B — protein MTQTYNENSIVILEGLDAVRKRPGMYIGSTDRRGLHHLVWEITDNAIDEALNGFGSEITIRLHKDGSVSVQDHGRGMPVGKHSSGKSALEVIFTVLHAGGKFTSQGGYRNAGGLHGVGASVVNALSSWCEVTVRDGKHIWQMKFTEGGRHASRLKETGTCRDTGSTVRFLPDPKIFKDTRFSFSQICERAQEDAFLLPNLKMTVIDERASSVRERSYQYEDGLKAFIQEVDKDHGVMHDPVSFSGESQGIRIAGCFQYTDGYQENIFSFANMVRTRDGGSHETGVRQAFTKTFNEYARKNGFLKEKDKGFDGSDIREGLSVVINLAIPEELLQFEGQTKEKLGTPEAKSAVEAVVSENLRWFLEENRETANTLVRKIVRAAAARQAARKARDEARKGKGRSRAERVLSGKLAAAQSRDARKKELYLVEGDSAGGSAKQGRDAKYQAILPLRGKVLNTEKATLEAVGKNEELNTIIHALGAGVGASFTPEDSSYYKVIIMTDADDDGAHIQNLLLTFFYRYMRGLIEHGMLYIALPPLFRIAKGKKEVYVYTDEELEAQKKAFGSGYTVQRYKGLGEMNASQLWDTTMDPQKRTLLQVSIEDGRVAEKRVSDLMGDRADLRRDWIEENVVFTLEDEYAREVARG, from the coding sequence ATGACACAAACATACAACGAAAATTCCATCGTGATTCTGGAAGGCCTGGATGCCGTCCGGAAACGCCCGGGCATGTATATCGGCTCCACCGACCGCCGCGGACTCCACCATCTGGTCTGGGAAATCACGGACAACGCCATTGACGAAGCCCTGAACGGCTTTGGCAGCGAAATCACCATCCGTCTTCACAAGGACGGCAGTGTTTCGGTGCAGGACCATGGCCGGGGAATGCCCGTGGGGAAGCACAGCTCCGGAAAGTCGGCACTGGAAGTCATTTTCACTGTGCTGCATGCCGGCGGTAAATTCACGTCACAGGGCGGGTACCGGAATGCCGGAGGACTGCATGGTGTCGGAGCCTCTGTGGTCAACGCGCTGTCTTCCTGGTGTGAAGTCACTGTCCGGGATGGAAAGCATATATGGCAGATGAAGTTCACGGAGGGAGGCAGGCATGCATCCAGGCTGAAGGAGACCGGCACCTGCCGGGATACCGGCAGCACGGTACGCTTCCTGCCGGACCCGAAGATCTTCAAGGATACAAGGTTTTCCTTCTCCCAGATCTGTGAACGGGCGCAGGAGGATGCGTTCCTTCTGCCGAACCTGAAAATGACCGTGATCGATGAACGGGCCAGCAGTGTGAGGGAACGATCCTACCAGTATGAAGACGGCCTGAAGGCGTTCATCCAGGAAGTGGACAAGGATCATGGGGTGATGCATGACCCGGTCTCCTTCTCGGGCGAGAGCCAGGGAATCCGGATTGCCGGCTGTTTTCAGTATACGGACGGCTACCAGGAAAACATTTTTTCGTTTGCGAACATGGTCCGCACCCGGGATGGCGGCAGCCATGAAACCGGCGTCCGGCAGGCATTCACCAAAACATTCAACGAATATGCAAGAAAAAACGGGTTTCTGAAGGAAAAGGACAAAGGATTTGACGGCAGCGACATCCGCGAAGGTCTGTCCGTGGTGATCAATCTGGCCATACCGGAAGAACTGCTGCAGTTTGAAGGCCAGACAAAGGAAAAGCTCGGCACACCGGAAGCCAAAAGCGCCGTGGAGGCTGTCGTATCGGAAAACCTGCGCTGGTTTCTGGAAGAGAACCGCGAGACAGCCAATACCCTGGTCCGCAAGATCGTCCGGGCGGCCGCTGCCAGACAGGCAGCGCGAAAAGCCCGGGATGAAGCCCGAAAAGGAAAAGGCCGCAGCCGTGCGGAGCGGGTCCTGTCGGGAAAACTCGCAGCGGCCCAGTCGCGGGATGCCCGGAAGAAGGAGCTGTACCTGGTGGAAGGAGATTCCGCAGGCGGAAGCGCCAAACAGGGACGGGATGCAAAATACCAGGCGATTCTGCCTTTGCGCGGCAAGGTGCTGAACACAGAAAAAGCCACGCTGGAGGCAGTCGGAAAAAACGAGGAACTCAATACCATCATTCATGCCCTGGGCGCCGGGGTGGGGGCCAGTTTCACGCCCGAGGATTCCTCCTACTACAAAGTCATCATCATGACCGATGCGGATGATGACGGGGCGCATATCCAGAACCTGCTGCTGACGTTCTTTTACCGGTACATGCGGGGACTGATCGAACACGGAATGCTGTACATCGCCCTGCCGCCTCTGTTTCGCATTGCGAAGGGAAAAAAGGAAGTCTATGTGTACACCGACGAAGAGCTGGAAGCACAGAAAAAAGCCTTCGGAAGCGGCTACACTGTGCAGCGCTACAAGGGCCTGGGTGAAATGAACGCCTCCCAGCTGTGGGATACCACCATGGATCCGCAGAAACGCACCCTGCTGCAGGTCTCCATCGAAGACGGCCGGGTGGCAGAAAAGCGGGTATCCGATCTGATGGGTGACAGGGCAGACTTGCGCCGGGACTGGATCGAAGAGAACGTCGTGTTCACACTCGAAGATGAATATGCCAGGGAGGTGGCCAGAGGATGA
- the parC gene encoding DNA topoisomerase IV subunit A translates to MKKKAETAAGNSQGIVRTLPLEEILSDRFARYSKYIIQERALPDARDGLKPVQRRILYAMQESGNTWDKPYHKSAKTVGNVIGNYHPHGDISVYDAMVRLSQDWKMNFPLIDMQGNNGSIDDDPAAAMRYTEARLAPVTGMLLQDIDKDTVEWAPNFSDEKMEPTVLPARYPNLLTMGISGIAAGYATNIPPHNMTEILDGAIELARNPDSKKLYDIVQGPDFPTGGIVMGRDGIRSAFDTGRGRIIIRSKCDIVPGKTVDQIIVTEIPYEVVKSGLVKKIDDIRLNRKAEGILDVRDESDRNGLRIAIDLKKDAPAETILNYLYKNTDLQVSFSYNMIAIVNRRPVLLGLRQAILAFLDHRREVILRRSAFDLKKKQERAHIQEGLIKAISIMDEVIALIRGARDKADAKSRLMEHFAFTAAQAEAIVMMRLYRLSHMDITQLEQEYAQLESEIAELEKILAQPKELDRVLTTELREVRRKFPMPRKSQIVDEVESIVIDPMAMIPDEPAMLAVTRQAYVKRSSLRSYNASGTDLPGLKEGDEVLAAGELRTRDQLLVFTERGRAGIVPVWQLEESRWKDTGMHLSALLKTEPNEQVAAVFVLRQTVEHLQVVQVSAHGQIKRSDIADFTALKPGRLTVSMKLGDLDRLNSVVISRSPEDRLGLMSVQGLGLQYEVQEIPQSGLKTKGVRGLSLVPDDEIAAVHVLDQEPVVILAADGSLKRLKREELPVLRRPAKGQRMFKQVKSRGYTISDMDCLPVHESVELVSGSDHSTIRASEIPLMTAASTFSRHSASLEQGRFLERLQPLENGTWAADEKEGTVQPTLFDEG, encoded by the coding sequence ATGAAGAAGAAAGCGGAAACCGCCGCAGGGAACAGCCAGGGAATCGTCAGGACGCTGCCGCTGGAGGAGATTCTTTCCGACCGGTTCGCCAGATATTCCAAATACATCATCCAGGAACGGGCCCTGCCCGATGCCAGAGACGGGCTGAAACCCGTTCAGCGGCGGATCCTCTATGCCATGCAGGAAAGCGGAAATACCTGGGACAAGCCGTATCATAAATCGGCAAAAACCGTGGGCAACGTCATTGGCAACTATCATCCGCATGGTGACATTTCCGTGTACGACGCCATGGTGCGGCTGTCACAGGACTGGAAAATGAATTTTCCGCTCATTGACATGCAGGGAAACAACGGATCCATTGATGACGATCCGGCGGCTGCGATGCGATATACGGAAGCAAGACTGGCACCGGTGACCGGCATGCTGCTGCAGGATATCGACAAGGATACCGTGGAGTGGGCACCGAACTTCTCCGATGAAAAAATGGAGCCGACAGTCCTGCCGGCCCGATACCCGAACCTGCTGACCATGGGGATTTCAGGGATCGCGGCAGGTTATGCCACGAACATTCCGCCCCACAACATGACGGAGATCCTGGATGGGGCCATTGAGCTGGCCAGAAACCCGGACTCCAAAAAGCTCTATGACATCGTCCAGGGACCGGATTTTCCCACTGGCGGCATTGTCATGGGCCGGGATGGCATCCGGTCGGCGTTCGATACCGGGCGCGGCAGGATCATCATCCGGTCCAAATGCGACATAGTCCCGGGAAAAACCGTGGATCAGATCATTGTCACGGAGATTCCCTATGAGGTCGTGAAGTCTGGACTCGTGAAGAAAATCGACGACATCCGCCTGAACCGCAAGGCAGAAGGGATCCTGGATGTCCGGGATGAATCCGACCGGAACGGTCTGCGGATCGCCATTGATCTGAAAAAGGATGCACCGGCGGAGACGATCCTGAACTACCTGTATAAAAACACCGATCTGCAGGTTTCTTTTTCCTACAACATGATCGCCATTGTAAACCGGCGGCCAGTCCTTCTGGGACTGCGTCAGGCGATTCTCGCATTCCTGGACCACAGACGGGAAGTCATCCTGCGGCGGTCGGCGTTTGACCTGAAGAAAAAACAGGAACGGGCGCATATACAGGAGGGACTGATCAAGGCGATTTCCATCATGGATGAAGTCATTGCCCTGATCCGGGGCGCCCGGGACAAGGCGGATGCCAAAAGCCGGCTGATGGAACACTTTGCATTTACGGCAGCACAGGCGGAAGCCATTGTCATGATGCGGCTGTACCGTCTGTCGCATATGGATATCACCCAGCTCGAGCAGGAGTATGCCCAGCTGGAATCAGAGATCGCCGAACTGGAAAAAATCCTGGCCCAGCCAAAGGAACTCGACCGTGTCCTGACCACGGAGCTCAGGGAAGTCCGCAGGAAGTTCCCCATGCCCCGGAAATCGCAGATCGTGGATGAAGTGGAGTCCATCGTGATCGATCCCATGGCCATGATTCCCGATGAACCGGCGATGCTGGCTGTTACCAGACAGGCGTATGTCAAGCGCAGTTCCCTGCGTTCCTATAATGCATCCGGGACAGACCTTCCGGGCCTCAAGGAGGGAGATGAAGTTCTGGCCGCGGGTGAACTGCGGACCAGAGACCAGCTGCTGGTATTCACGGAACGCGGCCGGGCCGGCATTGTACCGGTCTGGCAGCTGGAGGAATCCCGCTGGAAGGATACAGGCATGCATCTGTCTGCGCTCCTGAAAACAGAACCCAATGAACAGGTGGCTGCAGTCTTTGTCCTTCGACAGACAGTCGAACACCTGCAGGTCGTCCAGGTGTCAGCCCACGGCCAGATCAAACGCTCGGATATTGCGGATTTCACTGCCCTCAAACCGGGCCGTCTGACGGTGTCCATGAAACTGGGAGACCTGGACCGGCTAAACTCTGTAGTCATATCCCGGAGTCCGGAGGACCGCCTCGGTCTGATGTCCGTCCAGGGCCTGGGCCTGCAGTATGAGGTGCAGGAGATTCCGCAGTCCGGGCTGAAAACCAAAGGGGTCCGGGGTCTTTCGCTTGTGCCTGATGACGAAATTGCTGCCGTGCACGTCCTTGATCAGGAGCCGGTGGTGATTCTGGCAGCCGATGGCAGTCTCAAGCGCCTGAAGCGGGAAGAACTGCCGGTACTTCGAAGACCTGCAAAGGGACAGCGTATGTTCAAGCAGGTCAAAAGCCGCGGGTACACCATCAGCGACATGGACTGCCTGCCGGTGCATGAATCTGTGGAACTGGTCAGCGGGTCTGATCATTCCACGATCCGTGCTTCGGAAATTCCGCTGATGACAGCCGCCAGCACTTTCTCACGCCATTCGGCCAGTCTGGAACAGGGCCGGTTCCTGGAACGTCTGCAGCCGCTTGAAAACGGAACCTGGGCAGCTGATGAAAAAGAAGGCACAGTGCAGCCGACGCTCTTTGATGAAGGCTGA
- a CDS encoding DMT family transporter yields MRQDSPDRLQRQAIVFCLLTGAIWGFGFIATSQSLSAFGAFQVLLIRFAGAAALAWIPVLTNRKSITRQSLTRGVVCGLFLFGAFALQTLGLDLTEAGSNAFFTSANVVLVPFLAWAVFRKPPALRQFGACLLCFAGIGLMGWTAGGFSLRTGDLLSLGCALLFACHIVSLQWAAGQDPDVINAIQMSVAALLSAVPGLSVRWPAHPGLLPVLSLVYLIAGSTWLAFWLQTRAQEHLEASRASLLLATESLWANLFAVIFLKERLSPAMAAGGLLILTAVYLTEQPASVRKTASTTEPSSATQTEEP; encoded by the coding sequence ATGAGACAGGACAGTCCTGACAGGCTTCAGCGGCAGGCCATCGTGTTCTGCCTTCTGACAGGAGCCATCTGGGGGTTCGGATTCATTGCCACCAGTCAGTCTCTCTCGGCTTTCGGTGCATTCCAGGTTCTGCTGATCCGGTTTGCCGGTGCCGCGGCTCTGGCATGGATCCCGGTCCTGACGAACCGGAAATCCATCACGAGGCAAAGCCTGACCCGGGGTGTGGTCTGCGGCCTGTTCCTGTTTGGAGCATTTGCACTGCAGACACTGGGACTGGACCTGACTGAAGCGGGATCCAATGCGTTTTTCACATCCGCCAATGTGGTGCTTGTACCGTTTCTGGCCTGGGCGGTGTTCAGAAAGCCCCCGGCTCTGCGTCAGTTCGGTGCCTGTCTTCTCTGTTTTGCAGGTATTGGACTCATGGGATGGACAGCCGGCGGCTTTTCCCTCCGGACAGGCGATCTCCTGTCCCTGGGCTGCGCCCTGCTGTTTGCCTGTCATATCGTGAGTCTGCAATGGGCTGCCGGACAGGATCCGGATGTGATCAATGCCATACAGATGAGCGTGGCTGCACTGCTTTCGGCTGTGCCTGGACTCTCTGTAAGGTGGCCTGCCCATCCCGGGCTTCTGCCGGTGCTTTCCCTGGTGTATCTCATCGCGGGCAGTACGTGGCTTGCATTCTGGCTGCAGACAAGGGCACAGGAACACCTGGAGGCCTCAAGGGCGAGTCTGCTGCTGGCAACAGAGAGCCTGTGGGCCAACCTGTTTGCAGTCATTTTCCTGAAGGAGAGACTGTCGCCTGCCATGGCTGCGGGCGGCCTTCTGATCCTGACGGCGGTGTATCTGACAGAACAGCCTGCCTCTGTCCGGAAGACGGCTTCCACGACGGAGCCTTCTTCCGCGACTCAGACAGAAGAACCATAA
- a CDS encoding YneF family protein, with the protein MNFWASVGFTLVGLIIGAVLGFYFTKRKFEKELKENPPINEKMIRAMFLQMGRKPSEAQIRQIMKSVNANR; encoded by the coding sequence ATGAATTTCTGGGCGTCTGTCGGATTTACCCTTGTAGGCCTGATCATCGGGGCTGTACTGGGATTCTATTTCACAAAACGTAAATTCGAAAAGGAACTGAAGGAGAACCCGCCGATCAACGAAAAAATGATCCGGGCGATGTTCCTGCAGATGGGACGCAAACCCAGCGAGGCACAGATCCGGCAGATCATGAAGTCGGTCAATGCAAACCGCTAG
- a CDS encoding biosynthetic peptidoglycan transglycosylase — protein MKRFLRNCLLILLLLVTCAGGYIVWQGYEKAQEITAEVSLEQAAQRTMAAADYTPPDQIPETLKEATVAIEDRRFYEHQGLDIIGLLRAAASQFLPDMVRSGGSTIGQQTVKNLYGLFEPTLEIKVAEVFLASQLNDLYSKDEILTLYMNIINYGDGHIGITNAARGYFGVEPAGLSQSQCVILAGIPNSPANLQLSNHYEAARNREQLILQAMVREEYISREQADAIWNEPVFLQQS, from the coding sequence ATGAAACGGTTTTTGCGAAACTGCCTGCTGATCCTGCTTCTGCTGGTAACTTGCGCAGGTGGATACATTGTGTGGCAGGGCTACGAAAAGGCACAGGAGATCACAGCTGAAGTGAGTCTGGAACAGGCTGCGCAGCGGACCATGGCGGCTGCGGACTATACACCCCCTGACCAGATTCCGGAGACATTGAAGGAAGCCACTGTGGCGATCGAAGACAGGCGGTTTTATGAACATCAGGGCCTGGACATCATCGGTCTGCTGCGGGCAGCAGCCAGTCAGTTTCTGCCGGATATGGTCCGCAGCGGCGGCAGCACCATTGGGCAGCAGACGGTCAAGAACCTCTATGGACTGTTTGAGCCGACGCTGGAAATCAAGGTTGCCGAAGTCTTTCTGGCCAGTCAGCTCAATGATCTGTACTCCAAGGACGAAATTCTGACGCTGTACATGAACATCATAAACTATGGAGATGGTCATATCGGGATCACGAATGCAGCCAGGGGATACTTCGGGGTGGAGCCGGCGGGACTCAGTCAGAGCCAGTGTGTCATACTTGCGGGAATTCCCAACAGTCCGGCCAACCTGCAGCTTTCGAATCACTATGAGGCTGCAAGGAACCGGGAGCAGCTGATTCTGCAGGCCATGGTCCGGGAAGAATATATTTCCCGGGAGCAGGCAGATGCGATCTGGAACGAACCTGTCTTTCTGCAGCAGTCCTGA